A single Oryza brachyantha chromosome 8, ObraRS2, whole genome shotgun sequence DNA region contains:
- the LOC102714664 gene encoding transcription factor MYB106, whose amino-acid sequence MGRSPCCEKIGLKKGPWTPEEDQKLLAYIEEHGHGSWRALPAKAGLQRCGKSCRLRWTNYLRPDIKRGKFSLQEEQTIIQLHALLGNRWSAIATHLPKRTDNEIKNYWNTHLKKRLAKMGIDPVTHKAINGTLNSTAGDKSAKATASLSHMAQWESARLEAEARLARESKMRIAASAPSKLHARSTNPPASTSSPCFDVLNAWQSAKIDLESPTSTLTFTGSNASMLPFTMTTGLELSESNSNVWQQRSDELEGEESEWKFISKQQMPGLDGKETEEQLIGYEESWFPGTANIGAGFTGMLLDGSNVHDTSECWGESNNGQDEQRSQVSEDAENKNYWNGIFSMVNTEQPSQQPPLL is encoded by the exons ATGGGGCGATCACCGTGTTGTGAGAAGATTGGCCTAAAGAAAGGTCCATGGACACCAGAGGAAGACCAGAAGCTGCTCGCTTACATTGAGGAGCATGGACACGGCAGCTGGCGAGCATTGCCTGCAAAAGCCG GTTTGCAGAGGTGCGGCAAGAGTTGCAGATTGCGATGGACAAACTACTTGAGACCAGACATCAAGAGGGGCAAGTTCAGCTTACAGGAAGAGCAGACAATCATCCAACTTCATGCTCTTCTCGGAAACAG GTGGTCTGCCATTGCAACACATCTACCAAAGCGCACTGACAATGAGATCAAGAACTATTGGAACACCCACCTGAAGAAGAGGCTAGCCAAGATGGGAATTGATCCTGTCACCCACAAAGCCATCAACGGCACTCTCAACAGCACAGCAGGAGACAAATCAGCCAAAGCCACAGCCAGTCTCAGCCACATGGCTCAGTGGGAGAGTGCCCGTCTCGAGGCTGAGGCACGGCTTGCTCGAGAATCCAAGATGCGCATAGCAGCTTCTGCACCAAGCAAACTCCATGCACGGTCAACCAACCCACCTGCTTCAACTTCTTCTCCATGCTTCGATGTGTTGAATGCATGGCAGAGTGCAAAAATAGACCTGGAGTCGCCCACCTCAACACTGACTTTCACAGGGAGTAATGCTAGCATGCTGCCATTCACAATGACAACGGGCCTAGAATTATCCGAAAGCAACTCCAATGTGTGGCAGCAAAGAAGCGATGAACTGGAGGGTGAAGAAAGTGAGTGGAAGTTCATTAGCAAGCAACAAATGCCGGGACTGGATGGCAAAGAGACAGAAGAACAATTAATTGGCTATGAGGAGTCATGGTTCCCAGGGACAGCCAATATCGGAGCTGGCTTCACAGGCATGCTGCTTGATGGATCCAATGTGCATGATACATCAGAATGCTGGGGTGAGTCCAACAATGGTCAAGATGAGCAAAGAAGCCAGGTGTCAGAAGATGCAGAGAATAAGAATTATTGGAATGGCATCTTCAGTATGGTGAATACAGAGCAGCCATCCCAGCAGCCACCTTTGCTCTAG
- the LOC102714393 gene encoding uncharacterized protein LOC102714393, with product MLPAAPLLSPPRRLAATPLRCHAPSQHPSAVSASAAADRGLLLRGAGSPVVKRAPGGGWLLWYQSRARVALATSPDGLRWGPPAEPDPLLASTDWWAFDTAAVRPSDVLLFSSGSGSDASVRRSVPSSAVYWLYYSGSTDERFGSPFPAADVPSLPGLAISQDGRHWARIEGDHHTGALLGVGEDDGDEPRGWEARCVAAPKVVLHAEGDLRMYYHSFDEMSQRHAIGLARSRDGVRWRKEGKVLEGGKAGSFDERGVRQGHVIRDRAARRYVMVYEGVDADGRVSIGMAVSEDGLKGWRRSSELPVLRSSDEDEGWDGTGVGSPCLVQMDGAYEWRLYYMGVGRDGEAAIGMAYSQGHGLQKFEKCDAVLM from the coding sequence ATgctccccgccgcgccgctcctctcgccgccgcgccgcctcgcggCGACCCCGCTCCGCTGCCACGCCCCATCCCAGCACCcctccgccgtctccgcctccgcggcggcggatcgTGGTCTCCTCCTCCGTGGCGCCGGGTCCCCCGTGGTGAAGCGCGCCCCGGGCGGCGGCTGGCTTCTCTGGTACCAGTCCAGGGCGCGCGTCGCGCTCGCCACGTCCCCGGACGGCCTGCGCTGGGGCCCACCCGCCGAGCCCGACCCACTGCTCGCCTCCACCGACTGGTGGGCCTtcgacaccgccgccgtccgcccctCCGACGTGCTCCTCTTCTcgtccggctccggctccgacgCCTCGGTCCGCCGCAGCGTCCCTTCCTCCGCCGTGTACTGGCTCTACTACTCCGGATCCACCGACGAGCGGTTCGGCTCCCCTTTCCCCGCCGCGGACGTCCCCTCGCTGCCAGGGCTTGCCATCAGCCAGGACGGCCGCCACTGGGCCCGCATTGAGGGGGACCACCACACCGGAGCGCTGCTCGGAGTCGGAGAGGATGACGGGGACGAGCCCCGAGGGTGGGAGGCCCGCTGCGTGGCGGCTCCAAAGGTGGTGCTCCACGCTGAGGGGGACCTGCGGATGTACTACCACTCGTTCGACGAAATGTCTCAGAGGCACGCGATTGGGTTGGCAAGGTCAAGGGACGGCGTCCGATGGAGGAAGGAAGGCAAGGTGCTTGAGGGCGGCAAGGCCGGGTCCTTCGACGAACGCGGGGTGCGGCAGGGGCATGTCATCCGAGACCGTGCAGCTAGGCGCTATGTCATGGTGTATGAGGGCGTTGATGCGGATGGGCGGGTGAGCATTGGGATGGCTGTGTCGGAGGATGGGCTAAAGGGATGGAGGCGGTCCAGTGAGTTGCCGGTTCTGCGCTCATCAGATGAGGACGAGGGGTGGGatggcactggggtcggatcCCCTTGCTTGGTGCAGATGGATGGAGCTTATGAATGGAGGCTGTATTACATGGGTGTTGGCAGGGATGGAGAGGCTGCGATCGGAATGGCATATTCACAGGGACACGGGCTTCAAAAATTTGAGAAGTGTGATGCTGTCCTCATGTAA